Proteins from a genomic interval of Desulfotomaculum sp.:
- the treY gene encoding malto-oligosyltrehalose synthase, which yields MDQPRIPSATYRLQFNNGFGFKETKALIPYLYTLGITDLYASPVFKARTGSQHGYDATDPKTLNPELGDSEEFFSLTDVLSENKMGLVLDIVPNHMAASSENPCWYDVLQNGPDSPFASFFDIDWRSGKTGLNGKILVPVLGEPFSEELENQKILLTIEEKGLQINYNGIKFPLSPDSYKSLILRWNKELNNKYSGKKPVLSEFRNLLEIFPQHRGKSAINNVIHGLWRLYKKNKLLRSFINRQLTIINGKKGEPDSFSELEQILAQQAYRLAYWRAAGEKVNYRRFFDVSELVCLRMEKKSVFDYTHRSILELISLGKVTGLRIDHIDGLLNPQVYLSRLQKAICKKHSSFFIVVEKILTGGEKTPVDWPVFGTTGYDFLNNLNELFVDSEGIAILEEIYARLSGYRSDFTSLLRSRKRFVIKEMFAGEMDNLVRQLAYLAGENRYGRDIKQEALNQALIETTACLRVYRTYIRNFKVEGSDRFYILEALAAARQRQPDAGQGFDFLQNILLLDLEKGKAFDRAKAWLEFLMRWQQFTGPVMAKGCEDTALYVFNRLISFNEVGSNPGTAGISVDEFHRRNRTRLQLTPHTMNATSTHDTKRSEDVRARINVLTEIPELWSGQLAKWRRYNLAAKKAINDQTAPDGNMESLIYQTLVGTWPLHENEISVFRERLTAYLTKAAREAKIHTSWLQPDKDYEDALRAFIGLILEPSGSNMFLNDFVQFQKTVSYYGSVNSLAQVLLKITSPGIPDFYQGTELWDFSLVDPDNRRPVDYSERPKIIEKINAEEAVDLQNTVKELFKNWEDGWIKLFLTYKALNFRKTYKDLFEKGDYLPLECTGKGQKHVCSFARHMAGRWVISAVVRLPASLIKENGENKPGNHNENAGFMRAEPPTGKAVWGNSALVLPERAPDSWENVLTGERLEAIKQDHSDQKELPIASALKIIPVALLTGFTMD from the coding sequence ATGGACCAGCCGCGCATTCCCTCCGCAACATACAGGCTTCAATTCAACAACGGTTTTGGCTTTAAGGAGACAAAAGCTCTCATACCCTACCTGTATACTCTGGGGATCACTGACCTTTACGCTTCCCCTGTGTTTAAAGCACGGACAGGAAGCCAACACGGCTATGATGCAACGGATCCCAAAACATTGAACCCGGAACTGGGCGATTCTGAAGAGTTCTTTTCCCTGACAGATGTCCTAAGTGAAAACAAAATGGGACTCGTACTTGATATTGTGCCCAACCATATGGCTGCGAGCAGCGAAAATCCTTGCTGGTACGACGTGCTTCAGAATGGGCCTGATTCGCCGTTTGCTTCTTTTTTTGACATAGACTGGCGGTCCGGAAAAACAGGTTTAAACGGAAAGATCCTTGTTCCTGTCCTGGGCGAACCTTTTAGTGAAGAGCTGGAAAATCAGAAGATTTTATTAACGATCGAAGAAAAAGGTCTGCAGATAAACTATAACGGAATCAAATTTCCGCTCAGCCCGGATTCGTATAAATCGCTCATCTTAAGATGGAACAAGGAACTTAATAATAAATATAGCGGTAAAAAACCGGTTTTATCCGAGTTTAGAAACCTGCTCGAAATATTTCCGCAACACAGGGGTAAATCAGCCATCAATAATGTAATACACGGCCTTTGGCGTCTTTATAAGAAAAACAAATTGCTGAGATCTTTTATCAATCGCCAGCTGACCATAATCAACGGCAAAAAAGGGGAACCGGACAGTTTCTCTGAACTGGAACAGATACTTGCCCAACAGGCTTATCGTCTGGCGTACTGGCGTGCCGCCGGTGAAAAAGTAAATTACCGGAGGTTTTTTGACGTCAGCGAACTGGTCTGCCTGCGCATGGAAAAAAAATCTGTTTTTGACTATACGCATCGCTCTATCCTGGAACTGATCAGCCTCGGTAAGGTAACCGGCCTGAGGATAGATCATATTGACGGCCTACTGAATCCGCAGGTGTACCTGTCCAGGCTTCAAAAAGCAATTTGCAAAAAACACTCCAGTTTTTTTATAGTCGTCGAAAAAATCTTAACCGGCGGCGAAAAAACACCTGTTGACTGGCCTGTCTTCGGCACAACAGGTTACGATTTTCTGAATAACTTAAACGAGCTTTTCGTGGACAGTGAAGGAATTGCAATCTTAGAGGAAATCTACGCCAGATTAAGCGGGTACAGGTCAGACTTTACCAGTCTGCTGCGTTCACGGAAGCGTTTTGTAATCAAGGAAATGTTCGCCGGTGAAATGGATAATCTCGTCCGGCAGCTTGCGTACCTAGCCGGGGAAAATCGCTACGGACGCGACATTAAGCAGGAAGCATTAAACCAGGCGCTTATAGAAACAACCGCCTGCCTAAGAGTTTACAGGACCTATATCAGGAATTTCAAAGTTGAAGGTTCCGACCGTTTTTATATCCTCGAGGCTTTAGCCGCTGCCAGGCAACGACAACCCGATGCCGGACAGGGCTTCGACTTTTTACAAAACATTCTGCTGCTCGATTTGGAAAAAGGTAAGGCTTTTGACCGGGCTAAAGCCTGGCTTGAATTTTTGATGCGGTGGCAGCAGTTTACGGGACCTGTTATGGCCAAAGGTTGTGAAGACACTGCGCTGTATGTTTTTAACAGGCTAATCTCCTTTAACGAAGTAGGCAGCAACCCCGGAACAGCAGGAATATCTGTTGATGAATTTCACCGGCGCAACAGGACCAGACTTCAGCTCACTCCCCATACCATGAACGCAACTTCCACACACGACACCAAACGCAGTGAGGACGTCCGCGCCAGAATCAATGTCCTGACTGAAATTCCCGAATTGTGGTCAGGACAGTTGGCAAAATGGCGGCGCTATAACCTTGCTGCCAAAAAGGCAATCAATGATCAAACGGCGCCCGATGGGAACATGGAATCTTTAATTTACCAGACACTGGTCGGAACATGGCCTTTGCATGAAAATGAAATTTCTGTTTTTCGGGAGCGTTTAACCGCCTATTTGACAAAAGCAGCCCGTGAAGCCAAAATTCATACCAGTTGGCTCCAGCCCGATAAAGACTATGAGGATGCGCTAAGGGCTTTTATCGGCTTAATCCTGGAGCCTTCCGGGAGCAACATGTTCCTTAACGATTTTGTGCAGTTTCAGAAAACTGTTTCCTACTATGGATCTGTTAACTCACTGGCCCAGGTACTGCTTAAAATTACCTCACCCGGAATACCCGATTTCTATCAGGGGACCGAACTCTGGGATTTCAGCCTGGTAGATCCTGATAACCGCCGTCCTGTGGACTATTCTGAAAGGCCTAAGATTATTGAAAAGATAAACGCTGAAGAGGCGGTTGACCTGCAGAACACGGTTAAGGAGCTTTTTAAGAACTGGGAGGATGGTTGGATAAAACTTTTCCTTACTTATAAAGCTTTAAACTTCCGTAAAACATACAAAGACCTTTTTGAAAAGGGCGATTATTTGCCTCTTGAATGTACAGGGAAAGGTCAAAAACATGTTTGTTCATTTGCCCGTCACATGGCCGGCAGGTGGGTAATCAGCGCCGTGGTACGGCTTCCGGCGAGTTTAATTAAAGAAAACGGGGAAAACAAGCCAGGAAACCATAATGAGAATGCTGGATTCATGCGGGCTGAACCCCCGACAGGCAAAGCGGTATGGGGCAACAGCGCCCTTGTTTTGCCGGAGCGGGCTCCAGATTCCTGGGAAAATGTCCTTACAGGTGAGAGGCTCGAAGCTATTAAGCAGGATCACTCCGATCAGAAAGAGCTTCCTATAGCAAGTGCTCTGAAAATTATTCCCGTTGCCCTGTTGACTGGATTCACGATGGATTAA
- a CDS encoding RNA pseudouridine synthase produces MESHYEVDESDAGKRLDLYLVHQNPALSRSHIHNLIAGGNVRVNGNSAKPGSRLKAGDEVILCEIQPKDPIPGPEPITLDIYYEDSELIVINKPRGMVVHPAAGNYSGTLVNALLFHCRDLSGINGVLRPGIIHRLDKDTSGLLLVAKNDASHLNLSKQLQDRTIVRRYMALVHGVVKENQGVIEAPVGRHPHDRQRMAVTKTGGRPAVTHYDVIRRLEKVTLLRVRLETGRTHQIRVHMTYLGYPLVGDTKYAPSRNHFGLEGQFLHAQVLGFRHPSTGEYLEFSAPLPEQLAAFLERL; encoded by the coding sequence ATGGAGAGTCACTACGAGGTAGATGAGTCAGATGCGGGAAAAAGGCTTGATCTTTACCTCGTTCATCAGAATCCTGCCTTGAGCCGTTCCCATATTCATAATTTAATAGCCGGCGGGAATGTACGCGTAAACGGCAATTCAGCAAAACCTGGCAGCAGGTTGAAAGCCGGTGACGAAGTAATCCTGTGTGAGATTCAGCCGAAAGACCCCATTCCCGGACCGGAACCCATTACACTGGACATTTACTATGAAGACAGTGAACTTATAGTGATAAACAAGCCAAGAGGCATGGTTGTCCACCCGGCTGCGGGGAATTATTCAGGAACACTGGTAAATGCCCTCTTATTTCACTGCCGCGATCTTTCCGGCATTAACGGCGTGCTCCGCCCTGGTATTATCCACAGACTGGACAAAGATACTTCCGGTCTGCTTTTAGTAGCCAAGAATGACGCTTCACACCTTAATCTTAGCAAACAGCTCCAGGACCGCACGATTGTAAGGCGCTATATGGCTCTGGTACATGGTGTGGTGAAGGAAAACCAGGGAGTTATAGAAGCGCCTGTAGGAAGACATCCACACGACCGTCAGCGCATGGCTGTAACAAAAACAGGCGGGCGGCCGGCAGTTACACACTACGACGTAATCAGGCGCCTTGAGAAGGTAACTTTGCTGAGGGTCAGGCTTGAAACGGGCAGAACCCATCAAATCCGTGTACATATGACCTATCTGGGTTACCCTCTGGTTGGGGATACAAAATATGCCCCGTCAAGAAATCATTTTGGCCTAGAGGGACAATTTCTTCATGCCCAGGTATTAGGCTTCCGGCATCCATCTACCGGGGAGTATCTTGAATTTTCAGCCCCGCTGCCTGAACAACTGGCTGCTTTTCTGGAACGGTTATAA
- the lspA gene encoding signal peptidase II: MVYYKNKVKFKGRIILLISLLITLFADQLAKNIIQKVMLEGQSVVVFPFFYLTYTRNPGAAFGLFSYRTNILIAVTILVIVIMTTIMLTRPVAEKKRLIRIGMGLIIGGALSNLIDRLQLGLVIDYLDFRVWPVFNLADTAIFIGACLLFKEIWYGESLRGR; this comes from the coding sequence ATGGTATACTATAAAAATAAGGTTAAGTTTAAAGGACGGATCATTTTGCTGATTTCTCTTTTAATAACTCTTTTTGCGGATCAACTGGCCAAAAATATTATCCAGAAAGTGATGTTAGAAGGGCAGTCTGTTGTGGTTTTTCCGTTTTTTTATCTGACTTACACGCGCAACCCGGGCGCAGCTTTTGGACTCTTTTCGTACCGGACCAACATCCTGATCGCAGTTACCATTTTGGTGATTGTTATTATGACGACAATAATGCTTACGCGGCCTGTTGCCGAAAAAAAAAGGCTGATTAGGATAGGGATGGGGCTGATCATCGGCGGCGCCTTGAGCAATTTGATTGACCGCCTGCAGTTGGGGCTGGTTATAGATTATCTTGACTTTCGTGTCTGGCCGGTTTTTAATCTTGCCGACACAGCAATTTTTATCGGCGCCTGTCTTTTGTTTAAGGAGATTTGGTATGGAGAGTCACTACGAGGTAGATGA
- a CDS encoding 3-hydroxybutyryl-CoA dehydrogenase, with the protein MKTFAVLGAGIMGAGIAQTAAKAGFNVIMRDIADNFVSNGLNIIRKNLDRDVQKNRLSAEEADAIFGRVRGTVDMDILAEADFVVEAIIEKMDLKKVVFSELEKICPPSTFFASNTSGLSITQMASATKRPEKFIGMHFFNPVPVMKLVEVTRGADTADDTVKLTFELAEKMGKQPIMVNEAPLFVVNRILIPMINEAIFVLSEGVASAEDIDKGMALGANHPIGPLALADLIGLDTTLLIQDSLFEETQDSKYRACPLLRKMVRAGHLGRKSGKGFYNYK; encoded by the coding sequence ATTAAGACATTTGCAGTATTGGGCGCCGGTATCATGGGAGCGGGTATAGCCCAAACCGCGGCAAAAGCGGGATTTAACGTTATTATGCGAGACATTGCGGACAATTTTGTTTCTAACGGCTTAAATATAATCCGCAAAAATCTGGACAGGGATGTTCAGAAAAACCGTCTCAGCGCAGAAGAAGCCGATGCTATCTTTGGCCGTGTCAGGGGAACTGTAGACATGGACATTTTGGCGGAAGCAGATTTTGTCGTTGAAGCGATAATAGAAAAAATGGATCTTAAGAAAGTTGTTTTCAGCGAACTGGAAAAAATTTGTCCTCCATCCACATTTTTTGCTTCCAACACTTCCGGCCTCTCGATCACCCAAATGGCTTCCGCCACCAAACGGCCGGAAAAATTTATCGGCATGCATTTCTTCAACCCCGTACCGGTAATGAAGCTTGTGGAAGTAACCAGGGGAGCCGACACTGCCGATGATACAGTTAAGCTTACATTTGAACTTGCGGAGAAAATGGGCAAACAGCCGATTATGGTTAATGAGGCTCCGCTTTTCGTGGTCAACCGCATCCTGATCCCAATGATTAATGAGGCTATATTTGTCCTTTCAGAAGGTGTGGCATCGGCGGAAGATATCGATAAGGGTATGGCGCTGGGCGCCAATCATCCTATCGGCCCCCTCGCCCTGGCAGACTTAATTGGACTGGATACCACACTGTTAATACAAGATTCTCTTTTTGAGGAAACCCAGGATTCTAAATATCGTGCTTGCCCACTGTTGCGTAAAATGGTCCGCGCAGGCCATCTTGGACGCAAATCAGGAAAGGGCTTCTATAATTACAAATAA
- a CDS encoding haloacid dehalogenase encodes MAISAALFDLDGTLVDSLPFIMRTYHLVFKKLNLPWAEAELIKWIGRPLREIASSFAGEEKEEFLKLYEKYYNLDFENNVSPFPGTVEMLEFLKMNGFLLGIVTSKGKEGALRTVEITGLDNYMNVVITAHDVYVHKPFPDPILKALDMLNISPGQALYIGDSYHDVKAGLDAGTTTLAVTWGINTREELAALKPDGLLESWADLKMYLE; translated from the coding sequence ATGGCAATTTCGGCAGCTTTGTTTGATCTGGACGGGACTCTGGTAGATTCCCTTCCTTTTATTATGAGAACTTACCACCTCGTTTTCAAAAAACTGAACCTTCCCTGGGCTGAAGCAGAGCTAATCAAGTGGATCGGCCGCCCGTTAAGAGAGATAGCTTCTTCTTTTGCCGGCGAGGAAAAAGAAGAATTTTTAAAGCTCTACGAGAAATATTATAACCTTGACTTTGAAAATAACGTAAGTCCCTTTCCCGGTACTGTTGAGATGTTGGAATTTCTCAAAATGAATGGATTCCTTTTGGGAATAGTCACCTCAAAAGGCAAGGAAGGAGCCCTGCGTACTGTTGAAATAACCGGACTGGATAATTATATGAATGTTGTTATAACCGCCCATGATGTTTATGTGCATAAGCCTTTCCCGGATCCGATTTTGAAAGCGCTTGATATGTTAAATATTTCCCCCGGACAGGCGCTTTATATAGGTGACAGCTACCATGATGTCAAGGCCGGCCTTGATGCAGGCACGACCACCCTGGCGGTAACCTGGGGTATAAACACCAGGGAAGAACTGGCGGCTTTAAAACCCGACGGCCTGCTGGAAAGCTGGGCTGACCTTAAAATGTATTTAGAATGA
- a CDS encoding pyridoxal phosphate-dependent aminotransferase encodes MPISNKINENLANASWIRLMFEEGERLQKILGPEKVYDFTLGNPDTEPPPAFREMLKKLADNPLPGMHGYMSNSGYETTREAIAANLAEKTGIQVNSSHIVMTCGAGGGLNVVFKTILNPGDEVIVLVPYFAEYKFYVDNHSGVIKEVPTGADFQPDMDAIGAAITSKTKAIIVNSPNNPTGVVYSSDCLEKLAAVIKQKESEFGAAIYLVSDEPYARIVYDGVKTPPVFNYAKNSILVTSHSKDLSLAGERIGYIAVHPEAADVGLLIEGMVFCNRTLGFVNAPALMQRLVAHLQKEQVDLSGYLKKRDLLYSHLTEIGFKIVEPKGAFYMFPQSPLADDLEFVQLAKKYNILLVPGKGFGLKGYFRLSYSVPLQTVINSLPAFTDLAKEAGL; translated from the coding sequence ATGCCAATCAGCAATAAAATAAACGAGAATCTGGCCAACGCTTCCTGGATTAGACTAATGTTTGAAGAAGGAGAACGCCTGCAAAAGATTTTAGGGCCGGAAAAAGTGTACGATTTCACCCTGGGCAACCCGGACACGGAACCACCGCCCGCTTTCCGTGAAATGCTTAAAAAACTGGCCGATAACCCTTTGCCGGGAATGCACGGTTATATGAGCAATTCGGGATACGAAACAACCCGGGAAGCAATAGCAGCCAACCTGGCTGAAAAAACAGGCATACAGGTTAATTCATCACATATTGTTATGACCTGCGGCGCAGGCGGCGGATTGAATGTCGTATTTAAAACAATTCTAAATCCCGGGGATGAAGTAATTGTTCTTGTACCCTATTTTGCAGAATACAAATTCTACGTCGACAACCACAGCGGAGTTATTAAAGAGGTCCCAACCGGGGCTGATTTCCAGCCTGACATGGATGCAATCGGCGCCGCCATTACCTCAAAAACTAAAGCCATTATTGTTAATTCTCCAAACAATCCCACTGGAGTCGTTTACAGTTCCGACTGTCTTGAAAAATTAGCTGCTGTTATAAAACAAAAAGAATCCGAATTTGGCGCCGCCATTTACCTGGTTTCAGATGAACCATACGCCAGGATTGTCTACGATGGGGTAAAGACGCCTCCCGTATTTAATTATGCAAAAAACAGCATTCTTGTTACTTCACACAGTAAAGATCTCAGCCTGGCCGGTGAACGGATTGGTTACATAGCGGTACACCCCGAAGCCGCTGACGTCGGCCTGCTTATTGAAGGTATGGTTTTCTGCAACCGTACGCTGGGATTTGTCAATGCCCCTGCCCTAATGCAGCGTCTTGTCGCTCATTTGCAGAAAGAACAGGTGGATCTGAGCGGGTACTTGAAAAAAAGGGATCTTTTATACAGCCATTTAACTGAAATTGGTTTCAAAATAGTTGAACCCAAGGGCGCCTTTTACATGTTCCCCCAATCGCCTTTGGCTGATGATCTCGAATTTGTGCAGTTAGCCAAAAAATATAATATTTTACTTGTTCCCGGCAAGGGATTTGGTCTAAAGGGTTATTTTCGCCTTTCTTATAGCGTCCCCCTGCAAACGGTAATTAATTCCCTCCCCGCCTTTACTGATTTGGCAAAAGAAGCTGGCCTTTAA
- a CDS encoding phosphohydrolase — translation MKIYAISDLHLSFIKTPDPENWQPDLQYKPMSEINGEWESHALRIYNNWRKIIGPDDVVLVPGDISWAMRLDQAYQDLNFLGLLPGLIIFVQGNHDYWLQSISKTREELPPNMRLIRNDHFSLDNTVICGTRGWLCPGSDYFRQGDMKIYLRELGRLEKSLASAAASRKEIIVMLHYMPTNEKHEYSGFIDLLQEYGVKKVVYGHLHSRACRFRLPDYAWEISFYLVSADYLNFTPRLLT, via the coding sequence TTGAAGATTTATGCTATCAGCGATCTCCACCTTTCTTTTATAAAAACTCCTGATCCGGAAAATTGGCAGCCTGACTTGCAGTATAAACCGATGAGTGAAATAAACGGGGAATGGGAATCTCACGCCTTAAGAATTTATAATAACTGGCGCAAAATCATAGGACCGGATGACGTGGTTTTAGTTCCGGGTGATATTTCATGGGCTATGCGTCTTGATCAGGCTTATCAGGATCTTAACTTTCTGGGGCTTCTGCCGGGCTTAATAATTTTTGTTCAGGGAAATCACGATTACTGGCTGCAAAGTATTTCCAAAACAAGGGAAGAACTTCCCCCGAATATGCGACTGATTAGAAATGATCACTTTTCCCTTGACAACACAGTCATTTGCGGTACCAGAGGGTGGTTGTGTCCTGGAAGCGACTACTTTCGACAGGGGGATATGAAAATTTACTTGCGGGAGTTGGGCCGTCTGGAAAAATCTCTTGCCAGCGCAGCCGCTTCCAGAAAAGAGATTATTGTTATGCTGCATTATATGCCGACTAATGAGAAGCATGAATACAGCGGTTTTATTGATCTGCTCCAAGAATACGGCGTAAAAAAGGTTGTTTATGGGCACCTGCACTCCAGGGCTTGCCGTTTCCGTCTCCCGGACTACGCCTGGGAAATTTCCTTTTATCTGGTCAGCGCAGATTATTTAAATTTTACTCCCCGATTGCTTACTTAA
- the ylbJ gene encoding sporulation integral membrane protein YlbJ: MWVLFILLLLLISLIVFKKYLFFLINDSRRREQFFWLICIITLALGMIIQPGTVYQGAMTGVSLWFNIVFPSLLPFLIISDLLLSFGMVHFLGALMEPLMRPLFNVPGCGSFVLAVGYTSGCPIGAMITARLRSQRLCTRIEAERLVSFTNNSSPLFMLVAVAVGMLNNPELGPVIAAAHYTSNLTLGFVLRFYGKNDPELITAPIKEGSPLTRAFSELFRIYRQENRSPGKIMGAAVKNSISSLLNIGGFIIIFAVLIQLLKQAGFIDFIAGKLGLILIPLGFSSSVLPALTSGLIEMTVGAKLASASEASLLQQLTVIAIILAWSGISIHAQVASVISETDIRMKLFVLTRFAHALLAAIYTNFFFRLVSPAARAALTQQAQNSSLSLWTFLPLLLAVCGLILVAFLTGSAIICLCKKLFFRNR; this comes from the coding sequence ATGTGGGTTCTGTTCATTTTACTTCTTTTACTAATCAGCTTAATAGTTTTTAAAAAGTATTTATTTTTTTTGATAAACGACAGCCGCCGCAGGGAACAATTTTTTTGGCTGATCTGCATCATCACACTGGCCTTAGGAATGATAATTCAGCCAGGGACCGTTTACCAGGGGGCTATGACAGGCGTCAGTCTCTGGTTTAACATAGTTTTCCCCTCGCTTCTGCCCTTTCTGATCATCTCCGATTTGCTGTTAAGTTTTGGCATGGTCCATTTTCTGGGTGCGTTAATGGAGCCTTTAATGCGGCCTCTCTTTAATGTCCCGGGATGCGGTTCTTTTGTACTGGCAGTAGGCTATACTTCCGGCTGCCCGATTGGGGCAATGATTACGGCCCGTTTGCGTTCCCAGCGCCTCTGTACGCGTATTGAAGCGGAACGGCTGGTTTCGTTTACGAATAATTCAAGTCCTCTTTTTATGCTTGTTGCTGTTGCTGTCGGTATGCTCAACAACCCGGAGCTTGGGCCTGTAATTGCAGCAGCCCATTACACATCCAACCTGACCCTGGGCTTTGTTCTGCGTTTTTATGGAAAAAACGATCCTGAATTGATAACCGCGCCCATAAAAGAAGGGTCTCCCCTGACCAGAGCTTTTTCCGAACTGTTTCGCATCTACAGGCAGGAAAACCGCTCACCGGGAAAGATTATGGGCGCCGCCGTAAAAAATTCTATTTCAAGCCTTCTTAACATTGGCGGATTCATAATAATATTTGCTGTGCTTATACAACTTTTAAAACAGGCAGGATTTATTGATTTTATCGCCGGCAAGTTGGGACTTATCTTGATCCCTCTAGGTTTTTCCTCATCAGTCCTTCCAGCTTTAACAAGCGGATTAATTGAAATGACTGTCGGAGCAAAACTTGCTTCGGCATCTGAAGCCTCTTTACTGCAGCAACTCACGGTGATTGCTATAATTCTTGCGTGGAGCGGAATTTCTATTCACGCCCAGGTAGCAAGCGTGATTTCTGAAACCGATATCAGAATGAAGCTTTTTGTCCTGACCCGGTTCGCTCATGCCTTACTGGCAGCGATTTATACAAACTTTTTTTTCCGCCTTGTTTCACCGGCAGCCCGTGCTGCACTGACTCAACAAGCCCAAAATTCTTCCCTTTCCCTGTGGACATTTTTGCCTCTTCTGCTGGCTGTTTGCGGTTTAATCCTAGTTGCCTTTTTAACTGGATCGGCCATTATCTGTTTATGTAAAAAATTATTTTTTAGAAATAGGTAA
- the yabG gene encoding sporulation peptidase YabG: MEKIKPGDIVGRISYGCDIFFKVIEIFTSPDGNEYARLRGIDMRLMANSPLGDLCKFEASKVAEYLRAFMANNHEHMKRVFARRQNEQVEKLNRIVNQPNKIESFDLPGSVLHIDGDEDYLELCLTTYRQLSISANGYFISEELQSQEVEKLLRKHIPDILVITGHDGLVKGARDFTDLKNYHSSAQFIDSVRIAREFERNKDDLVIFAGACQSHYDAILDAGANFASSPERVLIHAFDPVFVVEKIAYTSIYDPISLKDIINGTITGFPGIGGIETRGKYRMGIPRSPY; the protein is encoded by the coding sequence ATGGAGAAAATCAAACCGGGAGATATTGTGGGAAGGATTTCATACGGATGCGATATTTTCTTTAAAGTAATCGAAATTTTTACAAGCCCTGACGGCAATGAATATGCCCGTCTTAGAGGGATAGATATGCGGCTGATGGCGAATTCGCCCCTGGGTGACCTGTGTAAATTTGAAGCAAGTAAGGTGGCAGAATATTTACGTGCGTTTATGGCCAACAACCATGAACACATGAAAAGAGTTTTTGCAAGGCGTCAGAATGAACAAGTTGAAAAATTAAACAGGATAGTTAACCAGCCTAATAAAATTGAAAGTTTTGATCTGCCGGGTTCAGTTCTCCATATTGACGGAGATGAAGATTATCTGGAACTCTGTCTTACTACCTATCGTCAACTAAGCATCTCGGCTAACGGTTATTTTATTTCTGAAGAATTGCAGTCCCAGGAGGTGGAAAAATTACTGCGGAAACATATTCCGGACATCCTTGTTATTACCGGTCATGATGGTCTTGTAAAAGGCGCCCGGGATTTTACTGATCTTAAAAATTACCACAGTTCAGCTCAATTCATTGATTCCGTCAGGATAGCCCGGGAATTTGAAAGAAATAAGGATGATCTGGTTATTTTTGCAGGCGCCTGCCAGTCGCATTACGATGCAATTTTAGATGCAGGCGCAAACTTCGCAAGTTCTCCCGAACGTGTCCTGATTCATGCCTTTGACCCTGTTTTTGTTGTCGAAAAGATAGCCTACACATCAATTTATGATCCTATTTCTTTAAAAGACATAATAAACGGAACTATAACCGGGTTTCCGGGAATCGGCGGCATCGAAACCAGAGGGAAATACCGCATGGGTATTCCCAGATCTCCCTATTAA
- a CDS encoding 16S rRNA (adenine(1518)-N(6)/adenine(1519)-N(6))-dimethyltransferase — MSEPDSSHNLKEIMSRFNFKFHKGLGQNFLLDGNIIRKIIDSSNLSHDDVVVEIGPGAGTLTSVLARCVKRVIAVELDQRLSPILKETLDGIDNVDLVFEDALKVDFDNLVDHKCKDLPAYSHKAYKVISNLPYSITTPILMYLLRKNFNYSSLILMVQREVASRLISVPCSRDYGILSVAVQYYTVPEVLFMVPRTVFYPRPEVESAVVLLAKRKAPLVNVPEEDLFFRLVRGAFGKRRKTVLNALSDGYLIPGLSRQQWKEIIHSVGIDPCRRGETLSLKEFSDICRRCWDYKT, encoded by the coding sequence ATGTCCGAACCAGATTCTTCACATAATCTAAAGGAGATTATGAGCAGATTTAACTTCAAATTCCACAAGGGATTAGGTCAAAACTTCCTTCTGGACGGCAATATTATCCGCAAGATAATTGATTCCTCAAATCTGTCCCATGATGACGTGGTTGTAGAAATTGGTCCTGGAGCAGGTACGCTGACCTCTGTTCTGGCAAGATGTGTAAAAAGAGTGATCGCTGTTGAACTGGATCAAAGACTTTCACCTATCTTGAAAGAAACGCTTGATGGAATTGACAATGTAGACCTGGTCTTTGAAGATGCGCTCAAAGTGGATTTCGATAACCTAGTCGATCATAAATGCAAGGATTTGCCTGCTTACAGTCACAAAGCCTATAAAGTGATTTCCAACCTGCCCTACAGTATTACAACACCAATCCTTATGTACCTGCTGCGTAAGAATTTCAATTATAGTTCCTTAATTTTAATGGTTCAGCGTGAAGTTGCCTCGCGTCTGATCTCAGTTCCCTGCAGCAGGGATTACGGTATTTTAAGTGTTGCTGTCCAATATTATACGGTTCCCGAAGTTTTATTTATGGTACCTCGTACTGTATTTTACCCGCGTCCGGAAGTGGAATCGGCAGTCGTTCTTCTCGCCAAGCGGAAAGCTCCGCTGGTAAATGTTCCTGAAGAGGATCTTTTTTTTAGACTTGTACGCGGCGCCTTCGGCAAAAGACGGAAAACCGTTTTAAACGCTCTCTCAGACGGTTACTTAATACCCGGTCTTAGCCGTCAGCAATGGAAAGAGATAATACACTCTGTAGGGATTGATCCCTGCAGAAGGGGGGAAACTCTTAGTCTAAAAGAGTTTTCAGATATTTGCCGGCGATGCTGGGATTATAAGACATAG